The DNA window GTGCAGCACAAgaattaaaaccatttaaaaactcAACCAAAGCCCAATGATAACGTATTCACGAACAGTGTTAGAACTTCGTGTTCTGAGAATggcattattattaaaatatgatttgatGGCTAGGTCTCTAGGTGTCCTcaagcatttaatattttaagccTAAAATGAGCCTGTTTGCGGAAAGAGAAGTTTGGGAGGGGAACAAACAGCCAAATTAAAATAACCACGGAGAGCAAAGAGAACTCCGAGTACTTTAACTCCCCGAGGCTGTACGGGGCGAGGACAGGGAAGCTTACCTGCCAGCGGCCGTAGGTGAGGAGGACCATGGAAATGGGGATGGCGGTGCCGGCCATGGCATGGGTGGAGGGCATGCTGTACTCGGAGTTGTAGAAGACCTCCAATTTGACCACGGGCGGCGAGGCGGGCCGCGGCCAGCGGATGATGTCCTTGGTGCACTGGCCCAGGTACATGACCAGCACCCAGATGACCACAAGCCTCCGGCCCACCAGGGCGTCCAGGTTCCAGATCCAAAAAGGGAAGAACAGGATGTAAAAGAGTTCGTTGCCCAGCTCCGTGCCGAAGCAGAACAGGTAGTAGAGCGGCCAGTTGCTCACGTAGGCCAGCTCGCCCTCCTCGCCGGTCAGCGAGTTTCGCCGCAGGGCGCCCGCTCGCCGTGGCGAGGCCGGGCCCAGGTCGGTTGCCAGCCCGTTTCGCACGCCGTTTGGggtgccgccgccgccgccgcccggctTGGCGGGGCACTGATTGCGGTCGCTCCCGGGAGGTTGGGGGCCTTCGCAAGCCCCTGGCTGCCGCTCTCTGCACCGGGAGTCTCCGGAGAGGGGAGCCTCCGCCTTCTCATCCTCCCTCGGGTCGGCGGCGTAGCGGCCGCGCGGTAGTTCCACCCCACACAGCCGCTGGAAATGGGCCACTTTCTGCGGCTCCCGCAGACGGCCAGCCAGCTGAGCGAGGCGCTGCCCCAGCGACATGATAACGGACCCGCGCGGCCCGCGAACTGGACGACGGTGTCAGGAGGGCGGGTGGCGGCTCCGCACAGCCCCGAATCGCAGCCGTGCGCGTGGccagtggcggcggcggcggcggcggcagcagcagcagcagcagcagcagcagcggcagcgccTCGCTCCAACGCGCCGGGTTCTGCCGGGTGACGGCGCCACAGGCCGCAGCAGCCGCCGCGAGCCCCGCCCTCGTCGGCGCGCGCTCCGCTGCCTCCCGCGGCCTCCACGCGCCGGCGCGCGccgggccccgccccgccccccgtgCAGCTCCGGGAGGGAGCCGGGCCGCGGGCATCCGCCGAAGTGCACTGTACCTCGTCTGGGGGCCGAGGCTCGTCCGCCGCGGAACTCGGCTTGCGGGAGGTTTCGTGTCCTCCCTCTCCAACTTAAGCCCCCTTTTCCTCGCAGGCTGGTGGTGCCGGCTGTGTCTTTCGAACGCTGGCTCCGAGAGGACACGATTCTGGTGCCAGCTTCGGTGGTGCTAGTGGCCAAGCACCCGGATATCCTGCTGGCACAGAATCAAATGGTGAATGAAGGCGAAGTAATTACCACGCGACCGGAATCGTTCGACTAAATCACCACAAATAATTACAGAGCTGCCGATGTGGGTCGATGTTCTGACAGTCACGTGCCAGTTGACCAGAGATGGCAGAACTAAATGTAGATCCCAGGACAATAATGTGTCACTGACCAAATATTGTGGTACAGATTAAGAGACCCCGGGCATTTTTAACTGAAATGTAGAATTTCCTTTTAATAAATTCTAATACCTACAGGGCTTGCACAGAAATTTATTGGTGGCATAATGCAGTGTGTAGAGTTTTCAGTTTGATAAAGTCGATTTAGTGTCTCATAAGTTACAGATTTGACTTCTAGAAAGAATAGCTTGTATTAGAAAGCCTCAGAACTCTAATTTCAGGAAGTTATTTTGCGTAAGGTGAATGCCTGTAATTAAAGAATTTGAAACTTTTCCAAGAAACAGGCTGGAAATTCTCCTGCCGTATgtcattagaaatattttctactttcccAGGGAGACTTATTCTCCTTCTCCCACTGCAATTAGTAGGCTGCGATTATACCTGCCCTCAAGATGCTCAGAATATAAATGGAAGAGTGCAGAGAAAAGTGCTAAAATAGAGAGGTAAACAACACAACATGCTCTGGAAAGGAGAAATGAGGCCAATAGGAGAGCAGGAAAGGTAATAAGAGATGATCATGTTGATAGACTAACTAAAGAGCAAGATACCAATAGATAGAAGCCCAtcttaggaaaagagaaaataaataaagaggggATGGAAatgtgtaaatatgtatttagtaAACAATTTATAGCTCATAGAGTACAGAGTAGAAAGATAAGTGATTGAAATTAAAAAGGGAAGGTAGGACCAAATTGTAAGGTTTTTGAATGCCAAGCTGGAGATCATATTTTGTAGGCAGCGGGGAGTCCTGTGAGGCTTTTAAGCAAGGGAGTGACAACATCAGAACTGTGCTTTAGCAAGATAAGGGGGAAGAAAATCAAGGTAAGTTGCCAGCTGTCAGAGACAAAGGCCAGGTAAATGATTAGAAGATGATTGCCGTTATCAGGAGAGAGAATGAGGGCCAGAACCAGGGCTGGGATTCTGGGAATTGGAAGGAAAGGGATAGATTTGAACAGGATTTTGgaagtggaaaaaaaattaaagcatttcaTTTGAATTCATAGGTCTGCAGGCATATAGATTTGCAATATATAcctatatcaaatcattacattgtacacctgaactaATACAATAttctatgtcaattatatctccataaaacTAGGGGGAAAGCTGCtacttaataaaaaatgataatatccattttaaactaaatatgcattgatatgtttattttcttttacctgtCTGGAACCTaattttacttcctgtttgtTAAACTACAAAATTGTTATATTGCAAACTATTTtccataaattattattattattaaaatatttttaattgattttagaaagaaggagagaaacattgctctgttgttccacttatttatgcattcatttgttgattcttgtatgtgccctgactggagatcgaacccgcaaccttggcacatcaggacatCACTCttatcaactgagctacctggtcagggcatgaaTATTTTCGACATGTAGATGTCAGTACATAGCACATTATGAATATCAGTAACTGGTGattattaattaatttctttctttttaagtatatttcattgcttctgctattacagttgtcccacttttttcctttcctttacttccctctttcctcccccgTCCCctcagcattcccccaccttagttcatgtccatgggttgtacatataagttctttggcttctccatttcctgtactattcttaacctccccctgtctcttttgtatataccaattatatttcttattccctgtaccttttccctgaatttatttttgaaagattaaacTTGTGTATTAAATTCTTACATACACACCTAATGATTTTAtcctgcatctttttttttcaaatcctcaaccaaagatatatttattgttttgagagagaagaggggagagagaaacatcaatgtgagacagaagcatctatcgattgcctcccatatgtgcccggAACAGAGATCagacccaaaacctaggtatgtgcccagaccaagaattgaacccacaaacttttggtgtatgggacaatgctgcaACCACCTGAGCAACCCAGCCAAGGCTATCCTGCATCTTTGATTAGATTTATCATATATCTCAAAAAATAGGATTTCCTTTGAATTCTTAAAAAGATGCCTATCACATTTCTCATTCTCTTACTAAGGACTTggattttaaactttgtttttgttttttttttaggaaaaaaatgcctATGACAgcacaaatgtaaataaaatatatacataaaagttCATAATTGGTAGTTTTCCATCCTCTATGTTTTCTATGCTTCAATTTTTCAATCACCTTATCCcaaagattcttaaaaaaaaaaaaaaaacttactgaaaAATGGTGAGAGTATTCCAGGCAACAAAATAAATGGTCTCTCACCCACTTTATTTCTAATCCATGTAGGCTGAGATGACCAAGGAATTCTTCCCTTAACATTACAGGTTATTTacactcagttttattttatccCAACTCTGTAgtacttttaaaatcatttttttttctttctaagattTCCCCCTTTATTTGTTAACATCTCTCTTTCCAGTTCcacttttcttattcttaaaatctgattcatgacttttttttttacagaaataattgGAAATACAGGTGTGTACCCaacacagaagatttttttttttaagttcaggaCTTGAAATCTCTAACATCTTCCCCTTCATCATTCAAGACATTTTGGTAGGTGTTGATTTGTCCctaatatttttgtgtttgtaaatatactaaattCTCCCTTAGAATGGTTAGTTTAATTTTCTAAAGAACATAGAGTGTTTTTTATAAAGTTTAGCTCttggtgaaaatatttacaaaatgtgtttggaatattttcaaatttatattgtttaaagTACAGTAGAACAAACAACCTATCTTTTGGGGGCATTTTTTATTGTCAAAAACACGTGACATATAACTCaccattttaacctttttaaaagcttattttgtatgtgtgtggttaTTTGAGAACTTGGAAGACTTAAGATTAggatttaaaaatggacattaaATTGTAGAGCTAGAAGGGGGTTAGAAACCATTTtattaattaactaattttatAAGAATCAATTAGTTTGTTAATCTGGTAAATTAAGCACCAATTGTGCTATATTCCTGGAGATGTAATGTTGTTAAGACACATACATCTGCTTTCAAGATGCTTATGTTCAAAAAGTCACTGAGAGTACTATTAAATGGTATCATCTTTCTTCTAGGCCCCTAGATTAGAGGAGTGGGTGTTGTCTTTTGAGtttcccttctctgaattctCTCACTCATTCTTCTTTGTTCCCACTGCCACAATTCTAAGCCAGGTTCAGTTGGCAAGGAAGGAGCAGCCTGGGAAGTGGTTGATGATTTCTTTATGTTACAAACTGGGGTTTTATAGTCActgttgaatctaaaaaagaaacctATAATGGCTGCTTCAACTAGAACAAATTCTGTGTTTTACCCTTTATTTCCATCATAATCAGTTTCCACCTTAGCAGTCCAATGTCAATGGGAACAGTGTGTAGCCtccactccaaccaaccaagcttATCTTTCATTCATAGACCACTTATATCACTAACTCAAAGCCTCCTCCCCCTACACGGAACACTGGCCTTCTTTCCTTCTATGCAGCTATATCGTGCCCCATATTCAAGGTTCGTGACTTTCACATAGCACCTAAGAAACTGAACACCTGGGATAATCTTGCTGGTATTCTGTGGAATTGACTCCTCTGGTGGCCACAAATTGAGCACCCACCTTCTGCTGGGCCAAGGGAGTAGGTTCCCTGAGATTTTTTGTGCTTTGGGCAAGTGATAGATTGGAGTGATCTCCCTCCAATGGCTAAAGATTTAACTTTTATACTCAGAAATATTATagacttatttcttcctttagagAAAACTAGTTAGCAGTGAGAGAAAGTGAAACTACCATATAGACAGCAATAGAAACCAAAGGTTTTAAAGACTCCTAAAAAATTTGCACACCTCGTTCCAGTTGTTCCTAAGGGCCTCCTCTGCAGCCCTGCCTTTCTTGACACTTGGCTGTTCAGTGCTTCCTTGGATTTCATGAGCTAATAAATTCCCCTTTCTATTTAAGTTTGAGgtctgtttttgttattttcaaataaaatataatcatgtcGGTGGTTAGAGGTAAAATTAGAACCAGGAGCCAGATCTAATTGCTGATCTACAGCTTTGCCAACAAACAATGCTGCCGTCTCTCAGAGGCAAGGATTCATGctgattttctaattctttgttATTTCCTCTAACATAGTGCTGGGCGCAAAGTAGGCCCTGAACAAAGAGTATAAATGTATGCAATTCACTGTTATGGAGAGAGTACTATCTTGAGTCCGAAAAGCTAGATCTGCCAGACTTCGTCTATAAACTTAGGCAAATAAATTACTTATCTCAAGAGGTATAAATCCTCATTgcaaaaatgggaagaataacAGTCCTATCTACCTTATAGGATTATGGAAATTCTAAAATGACCTTATATAGgtaacaaattttttaattataaaataaattaggaagtataaacatataaatgtacTAGTAATAGGAAATTGAACTGAGAGTGTGCTGAGGACAAAAATATACCTTGAAGTTTTATTTAAAGAACCGAATCTGATGTCTTACTATCATCTTAACATCACTCATATATCCCTAATTATCTCATTTATATTCAGGTAGAATGCATTGTCTTCTTCATACTTCAGCCTTCATTCACCACCCTCTCAACTCTCTTCTCCACAGTGCTTTCAAAACTGAAAAGCAGATTTCATCACGGTTCTACCCTGCTTAAAGTCCTCCAGTATTTCCCTTTTGCCTTCAGGgtaaaattcaaattttgctTTGTCACTCACAAAAGACTAAGACACATTAGGAAACACAGATGATTGAGGTCTAGTTTACTCAAAATTTTGGTTTCACAGAGGCTGTTTGGCAACCTACCTggctttttgctttcttttcccactctCCATGAGGTATGCAAGCCGAGGGGACTTGAGCAGGGTAAGGGAAGGCAGGTGCTATTCAACCTCACATAGAAGGTCTTTAtcatcctgcccctgcccctctcttctACCCCTGCCCTGATACCTTCACTGTGTATTTGGTGATTCTGAAGTGAAgttccttgaatatttcatgctccTTAGTGCTTCTGTGTGTCGGTTCGTATTATTTCTCTCTGTCTtgatttctcttctatttctcaCCTGGCTGGGCCTTTGAAAATTGTCTCCTACACTAGGCCACGAGTGAGCTGCAAACGAAcagttttcttgatttctgtatCCCTAGCACCTAAATGTTCACTGAataactgaatgaagaaatacaaacaaaatccCTTTGGACATCCATTCCTATAAAACTCCCTAGAAAGATGCTGAAACATAAAGAGAatgttaaaatgtatatgaaCTTGATTATTTGACTTTGGCTCATTCCCAGCGTAGCTGTAGGTTATAAGAGGTCATTCCCTTATTTGGTCCTAATGCGAGTCTTCAAGGAGACCTGATGATCCTTAGAGATATCACAGGCTCTAATCAAACCAGTGTCTCCAGTTGCTACTTAGTAATACATTCTTTGGACTTATTCAACTGAAATGACCACTTAGGCAACAAGAAAGGGAAACCCTTCCTTTTTGGATAACCAATTTTGATAATAAAGGTAACATTAATTGGATcttataaaacatatattatttGATGTGCTTTACAGATAgtaactaatttaatcctcacaaccctgTAAAGTATGTGGTCTTCCTATCTTCATCCTAcatatgaaaaaactgaggcacagaaatattaaagaatatgTCAAGGTCACAAACTAGTAAGTAGTAGAGCCTGGTTGCAGATATTTGAAAACAGAGCCTGTGCTCTTCACACATTATACCTCCCAAGAACTCTTAAAAGCACTGTTTCAGTCTCTGTTGTTCTCTTATTGTCATCATTATGTAGGAAATTCCATCTTCTGCCTTACCATAAATAACATTcagttgtcttcttttttaaaaaagatattatttatttttagagagaggggaagggagggagaaagaaagggagagaaacattgatgtgtgagaaaaacatcaattgcttgACTCTCGCAACTGGGTATCAAACCAGCAATCATTTGGTTCGTAGGCCCgccctcaacccactgagccacactggtcagggctcagttGCCTTCTGAGTCTTGAGCTCTGACATTATATTAAGTTGATCATTAAGATATGATAAACATATACTACACAAAATGTTATATGGAGTCATATAGGAAATAGAATaattttcagttcattttaactgaaagaataaatatcGAGAGCTTTCCAAATGAAAGACATTAGGTAAGGCCTAGAGACACTCCACAGAGGAATAAGGAAGGCACTGTATGCTCTCAAGAAGCTTATAATCTACAAGGAAAGGTAAAAAgtgtatgccctggctggtgtggcttagtggattgagtgtgagccTATGAACCAAAcaatcgctggttcgattcccagttagggcccatgcctgggttatgggccaggtccctggttgggggcgggtgagagacaactacacattgatatttctttccttctctttctccctcccttccccttgctctaaaaataaataaaatatattttttaaatgtgcacaagttctagtcctggccaggtagcccagttggttagaacatcatccaaAAATGTACACAAGTTCCTGTAATAAAAGAcaactgtgctaaatgctttaatGAAAGTACAGACACACTGTCCAGGAATAATAATGGAAGAGATTAATTTCCAAACAGGAAAGAAATGACGTCTGTCTTAGAAATTCAGAGTAAGGGAtttggaagaaaaacattcaaggcacaaaaaatgaaaatgatgaaactagaaaaaagaagataGGTTTTTAGAAACAGCTGAGAGAGTTcctgggaggaagaaaagatgatGTTATACTTTAATGGAAAGACAAAAGCTATGTTAGggaatttaaactttattgttaGAGCAAAAGAAGAACAGTAAGAGTGCGAAACAGTGCTGAGATTGGAGTAGTAATCTTTAGGAAGATCCATATGCttgtaatgtgaaaaattaaataaaaattggagGTTGAGGAGGCCAGTTAATATGGGCAAGAATGAGGTTAATAAGGCCTCAACAAGATCAGTGGCAATGGAAAGAAGGTGGCAGATGTAAGATATTTAGTTAGAATGAAACTATGTGAAATCAGTTTAAGAAATATGATGttcatccctggctggtatggctcagtggattgagtgccagcctgtgaaccaaagggtcactggtttgattcccagtcagggcacatgcctgggttgcaagccaggtaaCCAGTTGGGAGCATGAGAAAGACAACTGGTcaatatatctcttgcacatcgatgtttctcaccctctctttttccctcccttcccatctctctaaaaataaataaaatcttaaaaaaagtaaaactggcaGCTATTAAGTACATGATACATGAAGAGACAACTtgtcaataaaatacattaaaaatgccctgaccagtgtggctcagtcggtagGGTGTCGTtgcacaaagtgaaaggtcaccgggttggattcctggtcagggcacatgcctgggtttcagggtttgtatgagaggcaaccaattgatatgtctctccctttctttctccctcccctctcctctctctaaaaataaataagtaatatttttaagaaaagtaaaaagtaagaataaaatacataaaaaaccaTAATTGTGAAATTTTGGAAACTTACAGCCCAGAGGAACCACAGGTTggattttttcattattgttgctGTGTGtctcataacattttctttttgtttaaagattttatttatcaatttttagggagaggggaagggagagagaaatagaggaagagaaacatcaatgcgtggttgcctcttgtgggctccctaccagggacctggcccgcaacccaggcatgtgccctagactgggaatcgaactggcgactctttggttcacaggcccgtgctcgatccactgagccacaccagctggggctctcataacatttttatgaaaaagaaaaaaggtgaagaaagggatattatgaaaataaaggaaGCATAAACATTTGAAATACTTCATTGCCATAGTAAAGAAttaatcatgtgtgtgtgtgcgcacgtgtgtgttTGTTTGTCATTGGTCTGGAAATGGTTGTTTTACTCAATTCCCAACAGCCCCTCTAGGTCCCTGCATGCCATGCCAGTTCCATCACCTTGGTCACACACCAGGAACACTATATCTGCAGATACACCCCCAGACAGACACACCCATAGGCAGCTGGGATTTCTCTGGTTGAGGTCCCAGCCTCGCCCTTCCTGCCTGTATAACTTTGAGTAAgtcccagcctctctgagcctcattttcccatctgtaaatggGCAGCAGAATCTCCACCTTCCAGGGAACTTCTGGTGTAGGGTCATTGCACAGTCCTTCTGGtttcttaccttctttttcttcttggtcCTAGTAGCTAATTTAAAAGCTGAGGTCATTCTTTAATACTGATTCTGCAACCCCCAAAGtcagtgtattagttttctatacTGCATGACAAATCGCCataaatttagtgacttaaaacaacatccATTTACTATCTCACAGTGTCTGTGGGTCAAATGTCCGGGCACAGGTTAGCTGGTTCTCTGCTTGGGGTTTTCTCAGGCTGAAATCAAGGAGCTGGCTGGGGCTGTGGTCTTATTTGAGGTTGGGTGCTCCTCCACGTTCACTGGTTGTTGGCAGGATTCTGTCCCTTGCAGTTATTGGATTGAGGCCCCCATTTACTTTCTGGCTGTCCGtaggagacccatctcagattctAGAGGTCACCGTCAGCTCTTCATCATGCGGCCCTCTAACAACAGGGCAGCTTAGTGCTTTGCAGCCAGCAGGAGAACTTCTCTCCAGGCTGCTCTGGAGGACAGAGGGAGTCTAATGAAATGCAGCCAAGAAttaatcatgttttttaaaaattattttatgtgtttcagttacagttgacatataatattatattagtttctggtgtacaccccagtgattacaCATTATATgttactaagtgatcatcttgataaatcttgtacccatctgacaccatacatagttaatacaatattattgactatagtccCTATTCTATATTTTACGTCCCAgggactgttctgtaactaccaatctgtactttttaatctcttcacctttttcacccatccctctgaccctctcccatctggcaaccatcaaaacattctctgtatctatgagcctgtttctgttctgtttgttcatttattttgtctttttagattcagttgttgatagatatggatttgtcattttattgttcatattctattgttcatattattgatgttatttttacttcatcttaaagaagaccctATAACATtccatgtaatactggtttggtggtgatgttTTTAGTTGGAGTTGTGCAAAGGTGTGGTACCTGTGTGATAAACTTTCTGTATTGAATTGATCAGATAAGTGCATTTAATTTAAGTCCTCAAGAAATACTGCTCCAACTCAACAGTCCATcatgtttataatgttttttgGCCAGTAAATTGAGACAGATATGCAATTAAAGGTGTCAAGCATTACTACAATATCCTTGTCATCCTGAATCtattaatatagtttaaaaaaatattcctaatGCGATTAACAAAAGAACTTTGGCAAGGGAAGACTTCGATTTACTTCATCCCTTTTGTTATATACTGTCACAATCTAGTGAGAgttaatcataattttaaatatattccattAGTATCTCACATTTGTTTAGCACTATAAATTGGAAAATTTTGGATAATATTAGAATATCCAAACATTGAAAATGTTGGGAATTATGAATTGTAAAGGATAAAAATTTTAGTCATGTCTCCAGTCAATGAGTTTTGCCACTAGAGGATTGAAACTACGTTTTTAAAGTCATGTTTGTTTAAAGAACTTAATGTTTATTGGAGTTAAACTGTGTCACcatgcatattaaaaataattcggCTGAGATGTTAACTGATTCTCATACCTATTCAAAAGTTTATCCAGTAAATGCTGGTAAATTTGTTGGCCTCATCTCAGTTTGGCCAAAAGCAAAAAGATTAATTCAATTTAGCTGTCTCTTGTCAAGGATTTGTTTTCAGTAATTTAGGGCAAATGACCAAAGAGAGGAATACACAGCTTTGAAGGATTAGAGTGGTGGAAGTGGATGTTTCATGTTTCAAAGGGTGCTTTCaatctcttttattctttataacttaaGCTGCTTATTTTGTTcgatgtgttttgtttt is part of the Desmodus rotundus isolate HL8 chromosome 7, HLdesRot8A.1, whole genome shotgun sequence genome and encodes:
- the SGPP1 gene encoding sphingosine-1-phosphate phosphatase 1 isoform X1, which encodes MSLGQRLAQLAGRLREPQKVAHFQRLCGVELPRGRYAADPREDEKAEAPLSGDSRCRERQPGACEGPQPPGSDRNQCPAKPGGGGGGTPNGVRNGLATDLGPASPRRAGALRRNSLTGEEGELAYVSNWPLYYLFCFGTELGNELFYILFFPFWIWNLDALVGRRLVVIWVLVMYLGQCTKDIIRWPRPASPPVVKLEVFYNSEYSMPSTHAMAGTAIPISMVLLTYGRWQYPLIYGLILIPCWCSLVCLSRIYMGMHSILDIIAGFLYTILILAVFYPFVDLIDNFNQTHKYAPLIIIGLHLALGVFSFTLDTWSTSRGDTAEILGSGAGIACGSHVTYTMGLMLDPSVDMLPLVRPPITVTLFGKAIMRILIGMVFVLIVRNIMKKITIPLACKIFSIPCDDIRKARQHMEVELPYRYITYGMVGFSITFLVPYIFFFIGIS
- the SGPP1 gene encoding sphingosine-1-phosphate phosphatase 1 isoform X2 — protein: MSLGQRLAQLAGRLREPQKVAHFQRLCGVELPRGRYAADPREDEKAEAPLSGDSRCRERQPGACEGPQPPGSDRNQCPAKPGGGGGGTPNGVRNGLATDLGPASPRRAGALRRNSLTGEEGELAYVSNWPLYYLFCFGTELGNELFYILFFPFWIWNLDALVGRRLVVIWVLVMYLGQCTKDIIRWPRPASPPVVKLEVFYNSEYSMPSTHAMAGTAIPISMVLLTYGRWQDIIAGFLYTILILAVFYPFVDLIDNFNQTHKYAPLIIIGLHLALGVFSFTLDTWSTSRGDTAEILGSGAGIACGSHVTYTMGLMLDPSVDMLPLVRPPITVTLFGKAIMRILIGMVFVLIVRNIMKKITIPLACKIFSIPCDDIRKARQHMEVELPYRYITYGMVGFSITFLVPYIFFFIGIS